The Colletotrichum lupini strain CBS 119142 culture-collection CBS:119142 mitochondrion, complete genome region CTTGATAAGGGTTATGTGGTGCTAAAACAAAATTAAGAACTAAAAAAAGGAAAGTTAATATAAGTACAAATACAAAAAAAAATGTCATACTACTCATTAATAATTAAATAAAATTTGTACCAATATGGTACCCATGCTTAATCATTCATTATTTATAAATATAAATAATAATATTACTAAAGTAATAACAGAAATAATAAAAGCCATAGGACTAGCTATAACTATATTATTATGTTTAAATTCTAAAGATTTAATAAAATTATTATATTTATCGTAAATATTACCGTGTAAAGTTAAATTTTCTAATAGAGGATTAACTTTATATTGTGGTGTATAAAAAAAAATTTCTTTAACAATAGTTAAATAATATACTCCACCTACAACACTAGTTAAAATAGCAATTAAAGTTATAAATATATATCCTTTATCTAAAGCTGCACTTAAAACCATTTGTTTTCCAAAAAATCCTACCATAGGTGGTATACCCATAAAAGAAAATATTGTAATAGCAAAACTTAAGGCTAATAAAGGGTTAATATAAAAATATCCTCTTAATTGATTAACTAATTGTACAGGAGAATTATTTTTATCTAAAAGTTCTTCATGTTCTTTATTATTAGTTACATAACGATAGAAAGAAAATCCTATAGCTATTAATATAATAAAGGCATTTAAATTACTTATAGTATATTGTGTTAAATAAAATATAAAAGCTTGAGTAGATTCTATACTTGATATACCTAAAGCTAATAACATATAACCAACGTGGGATATAGTACTATAAGCAAATAATCTTTTGATTCTAAATTGAGTTAAACCTACAACTGTTCCTATAATTAATGAGAATAGTGAACTTATAATTAAACCAAAAGTTCAATTTACATCTTGTCCTCCTCCAGAAGAATAAAAGTTATTACTTGTGTAATAAACTAATTCTAGTAAGAATATTAATATAGATATTTTAGCTACTAAAGCTACAAATGTTGTAACTATAGTAGGAATAGCGTCATAAACATCCGGAGATCAGAAATGGAAAGGAGCTGCACTAATTTTAAATAGGAACCCTATACTAAAAACTAATAAAGCAAAATTTATATAATAAGGTTGATATCAGTAAGTCATATCACTAAAGTCACTTATACTGTTAATCACGTATAAACCGTCTAAATTTGTAGTACCGGAATTTGCGTATAATAAAGCTGTCCCTAATAATATAAAACATGAACTTAATCCACCTAATAAGAAATAGATTAGACCTCCAGTAGTAGATAATTCAGAATTTCTATATATTGTACTTAATATATATAAACCATAACTTTGTAATTCTATTGAAAGGAATATAGATACTAAGTCATTTGTTGATATTAAGAAAACTGCACCTGCAATAATAAATAATAATATTAAAGGGTATTCTATTATTTTTAAGTGTTCTCCCATTTTGTTAATAATTTTTGTTCTATAATAAATAAATTTATTAAATAATAATTGATTTAAAGAAGAGTATTCTGGAACTCAAACTTTTCTAGGATGAAAACTTGTTAACTGTATAATTAATATACTAACAAAATATATAAATATATGGAAAATTTGAGTAATATTAGTTATATGAAGTAAACCTCCATGTAACCCTATACCATTACTTACTAAAGATAAGCTCATTGTATCTTGTAAAATACAATAAACTAAAGCTAAAATTGCGACTCTGTTAAAAAGTATTGAAATATCTCGTCTAATTGTGACGGCATTAGAAAGCAAAAGAAATAGTATTGAAGTTATTATCATGTAAAATTTTTATAATCAGAAGAGAAAATCGAATTCTCATTTTTAATTAAGACGAAGTCGCACGACTTCGTACTTCGTAGGTATACTTCTGATCCCGGCAGCGTAGCCTGCCGGGAATTAAGCAGAGTAACCCTAATTAACGTTTTAACCTGTTAAACTATCCTGATAAAGTTGAGAATTTTTTTTAATTCCTAAGTAGGATCTTATTCGGCTGCTCGCCGATGGCTCCAGCCTGCTGCCGGCCTGCTCGCTACTATAGTAGAAAAGAAATAAAATAGTATACAGTAACCTCCTGACTTATGGCTAGCCTTCATTCGATCTTTATAACCAGGAGGGAAAATCGAATTCCCATTTTTAATGCATGAAATTAAAGTTTTAACCAATTAAACTATCCGGGTTACTCTGCTTATCACCTCTTAGGGTGTGGGTGAATACCCTGGTTCGAACAGGGAACATACTGTACCACAAACAGTCGATCTACCAATTGAGCTATATCCACCTTATGTTGGAGTGATTCGAACACTCAATTGTAAATACCAAAAATTTATGACTTACCCATTAGTCTACAACATAACCTGATAAGGTGAATCCGACTTGAACGGATACAGATACAAATATATCAAACAGGCCTAAACTGTTCATGTCTACCAATTCCATCATCACCCTTTTTATGCTCGAGATAAGACTTGAACTTATAACCAAAATAGCTTCAATATTTTGCTCTACCAATTGAGCTTCACGAGCTTAAGTCTAAAAAGTGGAGACATCAGGAATCGAACCTGAAATGTTGATATGCAAAATCAAAGTCTTACCAATTAAACTATATCCCCTTTATTATCCGAAAAACGACTTGAACGTTTACGAAATTTCATCAGTATTGTTTAAGAATACCCTGTCTACCTATTCCAGCACTCGGATTTAAAGCTTACTACAAAGCCGTATTAGCAGCAAATAAGGCTAAAGTGAGTTGAACACTTATAATTACTGTCATGAGCAGTACACTTTACCAATTAAGCTATAGCCTCTATTATGCGGGCAAAGGATTCGCACCAATATAATTTGATCATGAGTCAAATATGTTACTATTACATCAACCCGCTGACTAGACTAGGCGGGGTTTGAACCCGCGTATGTAGCATTGAAAGAGCTATGTCTTTACCACTTGACTACTAATCCTATTCTTTAAGCCCAGTGCAAGTATCGCGCTTGCGTCTATTGATTACAAAACAATTGCATTACTTTTATGCTAACCAGGCTGGCTTTCATTTATATGATAGGCTTTATTAGCCCCTTTTGTTATAGTACCTCACGTATTATCGCGACGGCTGGCACGTGATTCATTGGTCAACACTAAGAGCGCAAGCTCGTCGCTGGTAGTGAATTGTGCCACCTCGACAAAAATCGCCGTACGGAGCCGGCTACTTTGTAGTACTAAGGTAAAAAAAATGTAAGATATATTAATAAATAGTTACTTTAAAATTAGTACTTTGTATCTTAAGATCTCTAGATCATTACAAACAAAGCCTATTGCAATAATATTAATATTATGCCGTAATAGTATATTACGTGAATTAGAAATATCTTAAGGTAAGCTTCGTGCCTATATGCTTTCAGCACTTATCTTTAACTAACTTAGCTTTCCTGCCGTGCCTATAATATATATTTACTTTAGTGTAAGTAACATCCCTTATAAAAATCATAAATTTTTAGAATAAATTAATATTGGGCTTATAAACAACAGGTAAACCAGAGGTTAACAATTAATATAACCTAACCTTTTGGGTTAAGTTTTTCCTGTTCCTTTCGTACAAAGGTTAATCCTTATTTTATTCAAATTCCCTCTAGAAGATAGAAACCATACTGTCTCACGACGTATTTAACCCAGCTCATGTAACTTTTTAATCGACGAACAGTCGTACCCTACATAGTTTCTGCATCCATGAGGATAAGTTAAGCCGACATCGAGGTGCCAAACCGCGCACTCATTTTGTACACTCTTGCGCAAATTAGCCTGTTCTACATGTTATCATAATAAATTTTATTTCCATTTTTCACAAAATGGTTCAGACTATGTCTTCATTTTTATTAGAGCGACTTATAGCACGCGCTCCCAACCATAACTTATTTAGTCTACGTAATCGCTACGAAATATGCTTATTTACCACTTACTCAACCTTTTACTGCGAAAGATCCTACACGACGTTTTGATGCAGATAATGAATACATTACATTTGGTTTATAATAACCTCTGTATGTTACTGTAGATAATTTTTTAA contains the following coding sequences:
- the nad2 gene encoding NADH dehydrogenase subunit 2; amino-acid sequence: MIITSILFLLLSNAVTIRRDISILFNRVAILALVYCILQDTMSLSLVSNGIGLHGGLLHITNITQIFHIFIYFVSILIIQLTSFHPRKVWVPEYSSLNQLLFNKFIYYRTKIINKMGEHLKIIEYPLILLFIIAGAVFLISTNDLVSIFLSIELQSYGLYILSTIYRNSELSTTGGLIYFLLGGLSSCFILLGTALLYANSGTTNLDGLYVINSISDFSDMTYWYQPYYINFALLVFSIGFLFKISAAPFHFWSPDVYDAIPTIVTTFVALVAKISILIFLLELVYYTSNNFYSSGGGQDVNWTFGLIISSLFSLIIGTVVGLTQFRIKRLFAYSTISHVGYMLLALGISSIESTQAFIFYLTQYTISNLNAFIILIAIGFSFYRYVTNNKEHEELLDKNNSPVQLVNQLRGYFYINPLLALSFAITIFSFMGIPPMVGFFGKQMVLSAALDKGYIFITLIAILTSVVGGVYYLTIVKEIFFYTPQYKVNPLLENLTLHGNIYDKYNNFIKSLEFKHNNIVIASPMAFIISVITLVILLFIFINNEWLSMGTILVQILFNY